From Pararhodobacter zhoushanensis, the proteins below share one genomic window:
- a CDS encoding ABC transporter substrate-binding protein, translating into MRNALVPLLVVIAALFALPAVAFEIEAEQRFGPAGATNELSVLSTTDISFFAPLAEAFLARQPNLALRYVQAGSQDLFRAVDGEGAAFDLVISSAMDLQMKLANDGYARALPADLVAELPVWARWRDRLVSIAQEPVVLLLADAALPDGQAPPRSRRDLIALLRDHPQLFAGRIGTYDPRISGAGYLFLTQDARMSDSIWRLAEVMGRLDARLFCCSGDMIAGLLSGELLVGYNVLGSYAAANLPAGSGVQAIALEDFTVTLQRTALIPVNAPLPEAGAALLRFLLSDEGQLIQSRATGFAVMRPETFATQPWLRPIRLDPGLLSSLDSMTRRRFLAEWTAALDQP; encoded by the coding sequence ATGCGCAACGCTCTGGTTCCCCTTCTCGTCGTGATCGCGGCGCTGTTCGCGCTGCCCGCCGTCGCCTTCGAGATCGAAGCCGAACAGCGGTTCGGTCCGGCAGGCGCGACCAACGAGCTGTCTGTGCTGTCCACCACCGACATCAGCTTCTTTGCCCCGCTGGCCGAGGCGTTTCTGGCCCGCCAGCCCAATCTGGCGCTGCGCTATGTGCAGGCAGGCAGTCAGGATCTGTTTCGCGCGGTCGATGGTGAAGGGGCGGCGTTTGATCTGGTGATCTCGTCCGCGATGGATTTGCAGATGAAGCTGGCCAATGACGGCTACGCCCGCGCCCTGCCTGCCGATCTGGTCGCTGAACTGCCGGTCTGGGCGCGCTGGCGCGACCGGCTGGTGTCCATCGCGCAAGAGCCGGTGGTCTTGCTGCTGGCCGATGCCGCGCTGCCCGACGGGCAGGCCCCGCCCCGCTCGCGCCGCGACCTGATCGCGCTGCTTCGTGACCACCCGCAGCTGTTCGCCGGGCGGATCGGCACCTATGACCCGCGCATTTCGGGCGCGGGGTATCTGTTTTTGACCCAGGACGCGCGCATGTCCGATTCCATCTGGCGGCTGGCCGAGGTGATGGGGCGGCTGGATGCGCGGCTCTTTTGCTGCTCGGGCGACATGATCGCCGGGCTTTTGTCGGGCGAGCTGCTGGTCGGCTACAACGTGCTGGGCAGCTATGCGGCAGCAAACCTGCCCGCAGGCTCGGGCGTGCAGGCCATCGCGCTGGAGGATTTCACCGTCACCCTGCAACGCACCGCGCTGATCCCGGTCAATGCGCCGCTGCCCGAGGCAGGCGCGGCGCTGCTGCGCTTCCTTTTGTCGGACGAAGGCCAGTTGATCCAGTCCCGCGCCACCGGCTTCGCCGTCATGCGGCCCGAGACCTTTGCCACCCAGCCGTGGCTCAGGCCGATCCGGCTGGACCCCGGCCTGCTGTCATCGCTGGATTCGATGACCCGCAGGCGGTTTCTGGCAGAATGGACGGCGGCGCTGGATCAGCCATGA